A part of Candidatus Electrothrix aestuarii genomic DNA contains:
- a CDS encoding 1,4-dihydroxy-6-naphthoate synthase gives MAPELTIGYSPCPNDTFIFYALMHGKIPLRHIDFAAPQLEDVETLNKWANAATLDVTKLSFHALGHVQNQYTMLNTGAALGRCCGPLLVTRPEQKNAPSSWRIAIPGKYTTAALLLKLYLPIHGEIIVMPFDKIMTALQEGKADAGVIIHESRFTYQNYGLTSVQDLGEWWEQETGLPIPLGCIAARTSLGEQVIKETEEAIAASLRWAFAHPDACTAYIKEHAQELDEQVISEHIALYVNDFSLDLTDIGRAAVQELLRRGKRAGIFADSSSGINS, from the coding sequence ATGGCCCCCGAGCTTACCATAGGCTACTCACCATGCCCCAATGACACCTTTATTTTCTATGCCCTTATGCATGGAAAAATCCCTCTCCGGCACATAGATTTTGCAGCTCCGCAACTTGAAGATGTGGAAACCCTCAACAAATGGGCCAATGCAGCTACGCTGGATGTAACAAAATTATCCTTCCACGCCTTAGGGCATGTGCAGAATCAGTACACTATGCTGAATACCGGCGCAGCCCTTGGGCGTTGCTGCGGTCCACTTCTGGTGACCCGGCCAGAGCAAAAAAACGCCCCCTCTTCCTGGAGAATAGCCATTCCGGGAAAATACACAACAGCGGCGCTCCTGCTGAAACTCTACCTCCCGATTCACGGCGAAATAATCGTGATGCCCTTTGATAAAATCATGACAGCCCTGCAAGAAGGAAAGGCTGATGCGGGTGTTATTATTCACGAAAGCCGATTTACCTACCAAAATTATGGGCTGACCAGTGTACAAGACCTGGGAGAGTGGTGGGAGCAGGAAACCGGACTTCCTATTCCCCTGGGTTGTATCGCAGCCCGCACCAGCCTTGGTGAACAGGTCATCAAAGAAACCGAAGAGGCTATAGCTGCCAGTCTCCGCTGGGCCTTTGCCCACCCCGATGCCTGCACCGCATACATCAAAGAGCATGCCCAGGAGCTGGATGAGCAGGTAATTTCCGAGCATATCGCTCTTTATGTAAATGATTTTTCCCTCGACCTTACAGATATCGGAAGAGCAGCGGTTCAGGAATTGCTGCGTCGAGGAAAAAGAGCTGGAATTTTCGCCGATTCTTCTTCAGGAATAAACAGCTAA
- a CDS encoding DUF177 domain-containing protein encodes MKVQFTDISTAGSRYIITDDKWLALTDFQKSAPVHAELTLTRKSDTRVEVYGNLDVGLLLACDRCLADYSFAVQVSFHYILDRESEESGHIKELECTTANLDIIQVEEPAVDIPDLLRQQLYLVLPEKKICSPACKGLCIQCGTNLNDGACSCDQEMSNSPFAVLASLKKG; translated from the coding sequence ATGAAAGTTCAATTTACAGATATTTCTACAGCAGGCAGTCGTTACATCATTACGGACGACAAATGGCTTGCCCTGACAGATTTCCAGAAAAGCGCTCCAGTACATGCGGAGTTGACACTCACACGGAAAAGTGATACACGAGTTGAGGTGTATGGCAATCTGGATGTCGGACTGCTGTTGGCCTGCGACCGTTGTCTTGCTGACTATAGTTTTGCTGTTCAGGTGAGTTTTCATTACATCCTGGACAGGGAAAGCGAAGAAAGCGGTCATATAAAAGAACTCGAATGCACAACGGCTAATCTTGATATTATTCAGGTAGAAGAGCCTGCTGTGGATATTCCAGATTTGCTTCGGCAGCAATTGTATTTGGTGTTGCCGGAAAAGAAGATATGCTCGCCAGCCTGCAAAGGACTGTGTATACAGTGCGGAACAAATCTGAATGACGGCGCATGTTCCTGTGATCAGGAAATGAGTAACTCCCCTTTTGCAGTTTTGGCATCGCTGAAAAAAGGCTAA
- the rpmF gene encoding 50S ribosomal protein L32, whose amino-acid sequence MALPKRRHSRSRTRKRRAHDFLTGPSVGRCPECGEPKMPHQLCSGCGTYKGKTFYQFGDELD is encoded by the coding sequence ATGGCATTACCAAAAAGACGACATTCTCGTTCACGAACCCGGAAACGCAGAGCGCATGATTTTTTGACCGGTCCCAGCGTGGGCCGTTGCCCGGAATGCGGTGAGCCGAAAATGCCGCATCAATTATGTTCCGGTTGTGGAACCTATAAAGGGAAAACTTTTTATCAGTTCGGAGACGAGCTGGATTAG
- the plsX gene encoding phosphate acyltransferase PlsX, with protein sequence MKIALDAMGGDQGPELLIDGALQALKKNKELSVVLLGPEDLLKERVAQCAESGSITERLLIEHAPETITMEESPVEAIRKKKDSTIMLGFNLVKNGQADAVVSAGHSGATMAAAIRKLGRLDGVSRPGIASLFPTRKAPVMLMDIGANVDCRPQHLCQFAVMASSCFALLQNKKNPRVGLLSIGSEPGKGNALIKETHERLSRSNLNFAGNVEGRDVYSGELDVVVCDGFVGNISLKISEGLAEAAMHMLKDEIMKSVQAKIGYLLIRKAFSAFRKRVDYAEYGGAPLLGINGIGIICHGSSSSVAICNAIGEAAKLVEYKVNDSIVQSLQQHIPRSC encoded by the coding sequence GTGAAGATAGCCCTTGATGCGATGGGTGGTGATCAGGGGCCTGAGTTGTTGATTGATGGAGCGCTCCAAGCTCTTAAGAAAAATAAGGAGCTTTCTGTTGTCCTGCTTGGCCCTGAAGATCTGCTCAAAGAACGGGTTGCGCAATGCGCCGAGTCTGGCAGCATTACCGAACGACTGCTTATTGAGCATGCCCCTGAGACCATTACTATGGAAGAGTCCCCTGTGGAAGCCATCCGCAAGAAAAAGGACTCAACCATAATGCTCGGTTTTAATTTGGTGAAGAATGGGCAGGCGGATGCTGTGGTTTCGGCTGGCCATTCCGGGGCTACTATGGCAGCAGCCATACGAAAACTTGGGCGGTTAGACGGAGTTTCCCGCCCAGGTATTGCCAGTCTGTTTCCTACCCGAAAGGCTCCGGTCATGCTGATGGATATCGGTGCTAATGTCGATTGCCGTCCCCAGCATCTTTGTCAGTTTGCTGTCATGGCCTCTTCTTGTTTTGCCCTTCTTCAGAATAAGAAGAATCCTCGCGTCGGGTTGCTGAGTATTGGCTCTGAACCGGGCAAGGGCAATGCCTTGATCAAGGAAACGCATGAGCGACTGAGCCGGAGTAATCTTAATTTCGCTGGCAATGTGGAAGGCCGAGACGTATACAGCGGTGAGCTTGATGTGGTGGTCTGCGATGGCTTTGTTGGCAATATCTCCCTCAAAATCAGTGAGGGACTTGCTGAAGCAGCCATGCATATGCTGAAGGACGAGATTATGAAATCTGTCCAGGCAAAGATTGGCTATCTTCTTATTCGTAAAGCATTTTCTGCATTTCGCAAGCGAGTAGATTACGCTGAATATGGTGGTGCGCCTTTGCTGGGGATTAACGGAATCGGTATTATTTGTCATGGCTCATCATCGTCAGTAGCTATTTGTAACGCCATAGGTGAGGCTGCCAAGTTGGTGGAATACAAAGTGAACGATTCTATAGTTCAGTCATTGCAGCAGCATATCCCGCGTAGCTGTTAA